The Claveliimonas bilis genome window below encodes:
- the aroC gene encoding chorismate synthase, which translates to MAGSTYGTLFTVTTWGESHGSALGAVVDGCPSGLSLCENDIQKYLDRRRPGQGKFTTARREKDTAEILSGVFEGRTTGTPISIIIRNNDQISRDYDTLKNCFRPGHADFTFDQKYGFRDYRGGGRSSGRETIGRVAAGAVACRLLESVGIRITAYTKSIGPISVPDGEYDFTQISENPLYMPSRSFSEEASAYLESCIKNQDSSGGIIECQIEGIPAGIGEPVFHKLDAALAQAVMSIGAVKGVEIGDGFRSALAKGSDNNDAFTFDGSRIRKRTNHSGGTLGGLSDGSTLIFRAAVKPTPSIARPQHTVTSDGKEIELSIHGRHDPVIVPRAVVVVEAMAALALADLLMINMSSRLENFTAFYYPKDSKERRP; encoded by the coding sequence ATGGCTGGCTCTACTTATGGCACTTTATTTACAGTAACAACATGGGGAGAATCCCACGGTTCTGCCCTGGGAGCTGTAGTAGACGGATGTCCTTCCGGACTTTCTCTTTGCGAAAATGATATTCAAAAATATCTGGACCGCCGTCGTCCCGGTCAGGGAAAATTTACTACAGCCCGCCGCGAAAAGGATACCGCCGAAATTTTATCCGGCGTATTTGAAGGCCGGACAACCGGAACTCCCATTTCTATTATAATAAGAAACAACGATCAGATTTCCAGGGATTACGATACACTGAAAAACTGCTTTCGCCCCGGACATGCTGATTTTACCTTTGATCAAAAATACGGTTTCCGAGACTACAGAGGCGGAGGGCGCTCCTCCGGACGTGAAACTATCGGAAGAGTGGCCGCCGGTGCAGTTGCCTGCCGTCTTCTCGAAAGCGTGGGCATCCGCATAACTGCATATACAAAGTCCATTGGGCCCATCTCTGTTCCGGACGGAGAATATGATTTCACTCAAATTTCGGAAAATCCGCTGTATATGCCTTCCAGATCTTTCAGCGAAGAAGCTTCCGCCTATCTGGAATCCTGTATCAAAAACCAGGATTCTTCCGGCGGGATCATCGAATGTCAGATCGAAGGGATTCCGGCAGGAATCGGCGAACCTGTCTTTCACAAACTGGACGCCGCTCTTGCACAGGCAGTCATGTCCATCGGCGCGGTGAAGGGAGTAGAGATCGGAGACGGTTTTCGCTCTGCCCTTGCAAAAGGCAGTGACAACAATGATGCTTTTACTTTTGATGGTTCCCGTATCCGGAAAAGGACCAACCACTCCGGCGGCACCCTGGGCGGCTTAAGCGACGGCAGCACCCTGATCTTCCGCGCCGCCGTCAAACCCACACCATCTATTGCACGCCCGCAGCATACCGTAACCTCAGATGGAAAAGAAATAGAACTTTCCATACACGGCAGACACGATCCTGTCATCGTTCCCCGGGCCGTCGTTGTTGTGGAGGCCATGGCTGCCCTGGCACTTGCTGATCTTCTCATGATCAACATGTCCTCCCGCCTGGAAAATTTTACTGCATTTTATTATCCAAAAGACAGCAAAGAACGCCGGCCTTAA